ttttggctatatgaagtttacacagaactaaataatgatctgagatatcatcaattggctgcataatttcaacactatcaacatcaattccatgtgacagtattaaatctagagtatgatttcgataatgagtaggtcctgaaacgtgttgtctaaccccaatagagttcagaatgtctataaatgctgatcccaatgcatctttttcattatcagtgaaagaaagtgaaagtgaagtgaaagtgaaagtgaagtgacattcagccaagtatggtgacccatactcagaatttgtgctctgcatttaacccatccgaaatgcacacacacagagcagtgaacacacacacacacacacacacacacacacacacacacacacacacacacacacacactgtgagcacacacccagagcagtgaacacacacacacacacacacactgtgagcacacacccggagcagtgggcagccatttatgctgcggcgcccggggagcagttgggggttagatgccttgctcaagggcacctaagtcgtggtattgaaggtggagagagaactgtacatgcacttcccccacccacaattccatccggcccgagactagaacccacaacccttcgattgtattgactagaacccacaacccttcgattgggagtccaaccctctaaccattaggccacgacttcccctaaatcaacatggatattaaaatcaccaactattaaaactttatctgcagccagaactaactcagatgtaaaatcaccaaactctttaataaagtctgtatggtgcactggtggcctgtatacagtagccagtacaaacataacattttaaagtgttaACAATTAAATTGATTCTGCAAATCAACCTATTTTATTGttctaaatgtataatttgttaggtaaataattgatttatttcacttacATCTCCAATGTATCCCAGCAGCCACAAGAGAGCGTCATGTTTCATGTGATGGTTTTGTGGATGCATCAAAATGTATTTCTGGAATAAATCGTAAAGATGGATGGATTTTAAGAGAATCACAGTGTTGTCTCAGAACATCTAAAAAGTTTCAGCGACTGTTAGATGTGGAGACTGAATACATCTAAATATATCTAGTTCctcaatctttcaaaaaaaaaaatgtaacaaggATTGACATGCACTGAAGTGAAAATTCAAcgtaaaaaaaaaggataataatGTTGTACCTGAACAATTACAGGTGACTTCCGGGCTGCTTAGTCCATCCATTTTGCCAATTTACTAATGTTTTCCTTTCTACTCATTTATATTTAGGTATACATGATGTTACCATTACACATAGTGACTACACTAAACCAAGTGTTTAGTGCTTTTTAAAAGATTCCACAGAACTCATAGTTTTCAGAGCTAAAGGGAGCGAGTTCCAGAGCCTTGGAGCCACAACACAGAAAGCACGGTCACCTCTTGTCTTAAGATGTGTTCTGGGAACAACTAAAAGATCTTGGCCTGAAGACCTCAAATACCCACATGGAGTATTTATATGCAAAAGATCCTGGATGTAAGAGGGTGCTTGGCCATGCAAGGCTCTGAAAGTAATGACCAGAGTTTTAAAATGCACTCTATATCCACatgaacacatgatatgtaaaaattgatagcctgaatgcactgtaagtcgctgtggataaaagcgtctgataaatgcattaatttaatttaaatttaataatttaatatccaaCAGGAAGCCAATGAAGGGCCTTATGCACAGAAGTAATGTGTGATCTCCTGCTGGTCCTAGAAATAAAAGGATGAACAAGCATCTCcctctctttttatttaaaccataGATCTAACCTTAGAAATGTTCCTGAGGTGGAAAAAAACAGGTACAAACCACAAACTTAACATGACTGTTAAAACACATCGATCTGTCAAaaatgacacccagatttctcgTGTCACTACAGTCAGATGATGATAGACCCTCAAGGACCTGCCTAATCTTAAGGGTAATGTTGTCTGGGGCAAAAATCATCCCCTCTGTTGTATCTGTATTAAACAGATAAAACGTTCTTAGCTTTCTATTGGTTAGTGATGTTCTTGACTTTTCTAAATTTGGGATGAATAAACTCTACAAGCCCAGAGGAGAATCAAAGTTAATCAATTAAGTTGAAAGGGGAGGAGCCACCTTAATTCAAAGCTCTACTAAATAGCAAAGCCAACACTGATGTGTATTGTAGCATTGTGCCAAAGTTTGTTAGGATGGGGTTTTTGCAAGGAGTGTTAGTGCTGGTTGTGATTGTGGCTTTTGACCTAAAAAGTGCATTGGGAAGTTTGAAACACCGTCAAAGTCCAAGCAGCAGAAAGCCGCACTCAGCTTCAGCTTCCAGAGTTCCTGATCTTTCTTCTCAAGGGTTCTTGAGTCCTTTCCAAAAGGCTTCTCAGCTTCCGAGTCTTGACTACAGAAAATTTGCGCAAGACCCTCTTGGTCTTCAGGAGAAGCAGCTGTTGCAGGGTCCAGTCAAGCCTTTGGACTGGAAGTTTCCCGTCGTTCCAGAGGTGCAACGTGAGTTGGCGGTGAACTTCCAGTTGAGGAAACCTGTGACTCCCAGTAGTGTGGCTGTTCAATGCAGTGAGGACCGGGTTCATGTGGAGGTAAAGAAGGATCTGTTTAGCAATGGTCAACTGATCCAGCCATCTGGTTTGTCTATGGGAGGCTGTGCTGTTGTTGGTGAGGACTCTGCCTCTGGGGTGCTCATCCTCGAATATGCACTACAGGACTGCAATAGTGTGCTGATGGTAAGAACTGTTACGTCTTCCTGGATTAACCAATAAAACAAGGGTTCTCTAGTGTTAGTTGAATGTTAAACATTCACAGAACCTTTCAGTTTCTGAAACCTGAAAGCTGCTTTTGGGAACTGCTGTTCTATGGCTGCTAGAAACCCCCTTCTTGAACCTTATTTTTAAGTAGTTAAACCCATTTGGTAACCACTTCCGTCTCTTACAGATGACTGAGGATGAGCTCGTCTACACCTTTGCTGTTACCTACACCCCTGTGGCATTTGCTGGCACACCGATTACCCGTACTGAGGGTGCAGTTGTTGGCATTCAATGCCACTATCAAAGGTAAGTGACTCAATGGATGTCTTCAAGCAGTTTTTCTTGTGGTGTTGTAACTGGAAAACTGTTTATTTGGTATCCCCTTGAACAACAGGCTCCACAATGTGAGCAGTGATGCTTTGAGGCCAACTTGGGTTCCTTATGCTTCAACAGAGGTTGCTGAAGATGTTTTGGTGTTCTCCATGAACCTCATGCTGGGTTTGTGTAGTTTATTTAGATCTTAAGCCTTGTGAAATGATGCCGTGCCTAAACCGTTCTTTCCTCTTGCAGATGACTGGTCCTATCAGAGGCCTTCAAATTTGTACTACTTGGGtgacattattaatattgaagCATCTGTGAAGGTGTACAACCACGTCCCCctgcgtgtgtttgtggaccGCTGTGTGGCCACCCAAGTACCTGATGTGACTTCTGTTCCGAGATATTCCTTCATTGAGAACCATGGGTAAAGTCCTGTCACTTCTCTAGAATGGTTTCAGTTTGTTCAGTGAGCACTTGATCCCTGAGAATTAGGTTGAGTCAAGTGACCATAGGTTTAGCTCTTCTTGGTAAGTGCTTTTGGCATCACTGAGAATGACTGTCCCAATGTTCATCCTACTGTAAAGGGTATGTGAGATTTAAAATTCGTCTGAAGCATAGCTTGGCATTTCCGTTTTTGGTTAAAGTGTGGACTTGTGCTCACTCTAATGGCTTATGTTGCCCACAATCTTTTGTGCTATAGCTAAGAATTGGTTCGATCTACGAACCCCTACTACAGCGTTAACCACAAACATTGATGCGGGCAACTGGCTGTAAACCTCTCTTCACCCACTCTTTATCAGGTGCCTTGTGGATGCCAAGGCTACGGCTTCCAGCTCCCACTTCTTGCCTCGGACCCAGGAAGACAAGATCCGGTTCCAGCTGGAGGCTTTCATGTTCCAGGGAGGATCCAGTCCTTCTGTACGTACTATATTGACTGAATGGGAGTCCTCTTCCCATCTGCTTTGGTTTTGTGAACCCTTACCGGTGTCTCTTGCAGATCTACATAACTTGTACCGTGAAGGCCACTCTTGCTTCTGCACCCAGTGACGCTCTCCACAAATCCTGTTCCTTTTCCAACGGGTATGTTCATGCTGCTTAAGAACACTATGAAGCTGCCGCGTCTGATTGTTCTTGTTGCAGGTGGCTTGCTGCTGATGGGAACCACCAGGTTTGTGCTTGCTGTGACTCAACATGTGGTCCTGAAGGTCGACGTGATGCTCCTGTTGGGGGTAGGTAGCTGCTTAAAGATTGCTTCTGACACTTCACATGCTCTACTTGACTTGGGTATTTACCTTTCTCTAGGTGTTCATTGGGAAGGCAAGGCCTCACTCGGTCCTGTAATGGTTCAAGGGCGACAGAAGACTCTAACTAGACTTCAATAAATGGGTGTTGGAAACCCTATTGTTGACTTCCAATAAATGCACAACCTTGTTCTTGCTTCTGCTCTTGTCTAGTTTAAACACTCTGGGTTTGTGCTCCAAGGATTAGGttcatctcattgctagtttttacttgatcttagtgctgcatttggcACCTCAGACATGCtcagattacaaaactatacaggtattcaagggcaggcttaaAGATGTTAAGATCCTACCGGTCTGCTCGTtaccatttgtttatttaaatgggtagTCCTCAATTTATCTCCGGCAAAATATGgcgtgccacaaggatccatcctaggtactctttcaccccccccccccattaccaTTACCCCAACTTTAGTCTCTGCATTGACTATCTATGTTCAATATCGGTTACACATTATTACTACTTGCCTGTAAGGCCCTAAATGATTTAGCTCCTGCGTGCCTAACTAGCTTTCTACCAcactacaatccatcacactcctTAAGGTCACAAAAATCTGGACCTCTGGTAGTTCTTAGGATGGCAAAGTCCACTAAAAGAGGTAGAGctctttttcgcatttggctcccaagctctagaatagccttcctgataatgttcagacACGGCctcggtttaaatctagattaattcatacttttttttttttttacatgtaggtTTGGATTATTCGCATTTTATCATTCATACTTCGTCCATACAAGGAGACTTTTCAAAGATCTTTTCTCCAAAAATATGGAGAAAATCTCGTAATCCTgttcagataaagaaaaaaacaaagccaCATCTGATGCATCaaatgtctcaaaaaaaaaacactcccaaACTATACACCATTTCCAAAGCCTTGGAGAGCAAAATAAATTGTGAGcatatataaatatgaacaatgaaatatcaattttgaACTGGGTAGTTTCATTTACACAAAACCATTTTACGACTTACTAGAGACTTAAAATGTAACCTGAactctatttaaatatttgagtCCCTCCTAGCCGTGCAGACTTTAAGGTAGTGTGCATGGATAATTAGATGTTCAGTGACTTTCATAATGCAGATCTCTACTCCATGTAGCTATAACTAATGTGCACAATGCAATTGCAAGACTTATACTTTCTAGATAATGACGTGGAGTTATAAGAGCAAAGGAAGTAAAGCTCACCTTCCCGTTCATCATATTCGAGCAAAACTCTTTATCCACGTATCTTCTTATCCGACAGAAACTAGCCTGAAATCATGTGAAAGACCAACACTGGACTCACTTTCAGAGCATTTTCCAGGACAGCAaacatttagcaggcgctttatGCAAAGTGACCCACAGTACACCCATTCAAGTCACATTTTACATAACTAACATGCTTTATCTTACTGAGGagctataatatttttaaatatattttttaaattaagaaataaatacctttatatgcatttaaatgaatatattaaaagttatttaaatacatatatttgaagaagtaaatttaaaaaataatttttagtattaaataaatttgaagaagcatttttaaattaaatgaacagagatattaaagaaattaattaaaataa
This genomic window from Carassius auratus strain Wakin unplaced genomic scaffold, ASM336829v1 scaf_tig00041452, whole genome shotgun sequence contains:
- the LOC113085120 gene encoding zona pellucida sperm-binding protein 3-like; this translates as MGFLQGVLVLVVIVAFDLKSALGSLKHRQSPSSRKPHSASASRVPDLSSQGFLSPFQKASQLPSLDYRKFAQDPLGLQEKQLLQGPVKPLDWKFPVVPEVQRELAVNFQLRKPVTPSSVAVQCSEDRVHVEVKKDLFSNGQLIQPSGLSMGGCAVVGEDSASGVLILEYALQDCNSVLMMTEDELVYTFAVTYTPVAFAGTPITRTEGAVVGIQCHYQRLHNVSSDALRPTWVPYASTEVAEDVLVFSMNLMLDDWSYQRPSNLYYLGDIINIEASVKVYNHVPLRVFVDRCVATQVPDVTSVPRYSFIENHGCLVDAKATASSSHFLPRTQEDKIRFQLEAFMFQGGSSPSIYITCTVKATLASAPSDALHKSCSFSNGWLAADGNHQVCACCDSTCGPEGRRDAPVGGVHWEGKASLGPVMVQGRQKTLTRLQ